A region of Salvelinus alpinus chromosome 6, SLU_Salpinus.1, whole genome shotgun sequence DNA encodes the following proteins:
- the LOC139579773 gene encoding calphotin-like, translating into MFFCRSAWQRLGLLTRMTVALPLSRNVVPVRQMSVGIPGGSATNVAYAVLCGGGLTAAVVYAYKTVNGDSERYNDRLAEMNLRPKEAAPAAEEAAPAAEEAAPAAEEAAPAEEEVESPEEPAPVEAEVLAEVVAETAAVEEAPTAAEEVVAEVAAESVAVVEAVAEVAAEPEVVAVEEAPAVEVAEEAAPEAVAEAAPGVVEEDVAAEAAGEEVVAEVVAETAPTAPEAEVAPAAEVALLLFLDAVSDITSASMKLLVSSEIAAASVSERRLMPAVQHIEDRTEESSLAPTEDILEPLEVPEAKVEEEVSVEGEVAVEAPAEDAEAAVVETEEPKPEEEVVVAVPDVTEEVVAEATPEPEEVVPVAVEEAPAAVAEEETAAPPLEAPELPAAVEVPEAEASAAVEVPEAPAAVEVPEASAAVEVPEASAAVEVPEASAAVEVPEASAAVEVPEASAAVEVPEASAAVEVPEASAAVEVPEASAAVEVPEAEASAAVEVPEASAAVEVPEASAAVDVPEASAEEGPIVEAPAVEEFSPEEAAPVEEAAPVEAEVPAAEEVAVVEDAAPVEEAPEMEEPAAEEPPAAKEAVETAQMSEDESLVVEAAMLAAASALDVVAVEAKAAPAEEVKEALFTSCHPASEAVPVEAAVAVTPVEVVEAASVVEVEAPPAGVEEAVEVTAEECASDWPAEVTAEAVEEAKVEGETARPVKRSCSVM; encoded by the exons ATGTTTTTCTGTAGATCGGCTTGGCAGAGACTGGGGCTCCTGACACGAATGACAGTCGCCCTACCCTTATCCAGAAATG TGGTTCCAGTGCGGCAGATGTCCGTCGGGATCCCCGGTGGCTCTGCTACCAACGTGGCGTACGCCGTTCTGTGTGGAGGAGGCCTCACTGCCGCTGTAGTCTAC GCTTACAAGACAGTGAATGGTGACAGTGAGCGGTACAATGACAGACTCGCCGAGATGAACTTGAGGCCCAAGG AAGCAGCACCAGCAGCAGAGGAAGCAGCACCAGCAGCAGAGGAAGCAGCACCAGCAGCAGAGGAAGCAGCACCAGCAGAAGAGGAAGTAGAATCCCCAGAAGAACCGGCACCAGTAGAAGCAGAGGTGTTAGCCGAGGTGGTCGCTGAGACAGCCGCCGTCGAGGAGGCGCCTACAGCAGCAGAGGAAGTCGTAGCAGAGGTCGCCGCCGAATCCGTTGCCGTCGTAGAGGCGGTTGCAGAGGTTGCTGCGGAACCAGAGGTCGTCGCAGTTGAGGAGGCGCCCGCAGTGGAAGTTGCGGAAGAAGCTGCCCCGGAGGCTGTCGCAGAGGCGGCTCCTGGCGTCGTGGAAGAGGACGTTGCCGCGGAGGCCGCGGGTGAGGAAGTTGTGGCCGAAGTAGTGGCCGAGACGGCTCCCACCGCCCCTGAGGCAGAAGTGGCCCCTGCCGCCGAGGTGGCA ttgcttctctttttAGATGCTGTGTCTGACATCACGTCTGCCTCCATGAAGCTCCTGGTCAGCTCTGAGATCGCTGCTGCCTCGGTTAGCGAGAGGAGGCTCATGCCCGCCGTCCAACACATAGAAGACCGGACTGAAGAATCCTCACTCGCTCCCACCGAGGACATTCTAGAACCCCTGGAGGTTCCTGAAGCTAAGGTAGAGGAGGAAGTATCCGTGGAGGGGGAAGTGGCAGTAGAAGCACCAGCTGAAGACGCAGAAGCAGCTGTCGTGGAAACTGAAGAGCCCAAACCAGAAGAGGAGGTTGTTGTTGCTGTCCCTGATGTCACAGAGGAAGTGGTTGCTGAGGCGACCCCTGAGCCAGAGGAAGTAGTTCCGGTCGCCGTAGAGGAGGCTCCAGCTGCTGTTGCAGAGGAGGAGACGGCTGCACCTCCCCTAGAGGCCCCAGAGCTCCCTGCCGCTGTGGAAGTACCTGAGGCTGAGGCTTCTGCCGCTGTGGAAGTACCTGAGGCTCCTGCCGCTGTGGAAGTACCTGAGGCTTCTGCCGCTGTGGAAGTACCTGAGGCTTCTGCCGCTGTGGAAGTACCTGAGGCTTCTGCCGCTGTGGAAGTACCTGAGGCTTCTGCCGCTGTGGAAGTACCTGAGGCTTCTGCCGCTGTGGAAGTACCTGAGGCTTCTGCCGCTGTGGAAGTACCTGAGGCTTCTGCCGCTGTGGAAGTACCTGAGGCTTCTGCCGCTGTGGAAGTACCTGAGGCTGAGGCTTCTGCCGCTGTGGAAGTACCTGAGGCTTCTGCCGCTGTGGAAGTACCTGAGGCTTCTGCCGCTGTGGATGTACCTGAGGCTTCAGCCGAGGAGGGACCAATAGTAGAAGCACCAGCAGTAGAGGAATTTTCCCCAGAAGAGGCTGCCCCAGTCGAAGAGGCAGCGCCAGTTGAGGCAGAGGTACCTGCAGCCGAAGAGGTAGCAGTAGTAGAGGATGCTGCCCCAGTGGAGGAAGCCCCAGAGATGGAGGAACCAGCAGCAGAGGAACCACCAGCGGCAAAGGAGGCTGTGGAGACAGCCCAAATGTCTGAGGATGAGTCGCTCGTCGTGGAGGCGGCGATGCTGGCAGCAGCCTCAGCCCTGGATGTCGTGGCAGTGGAGGCGAAGGCAGCCCCGGCTGAGGAAGTCAAGGAGGCCCTCTTCACGTCATGCCACCCTGCTTCTGAGGCTGTCCCAGTTGAGGCTGCTGTGGCAGTCACCCCCGTGGAAGTTGTAGAGGCTGCATCTGTGGTGGAAGTAGAGGCTCCCCCTGCTGGTGTGGAGGAGGCAGTGGAGGTGACCGCGGAGGAGTGTGCCTCCGATTGGCCTGCTGAGGTGACCGCAGAGGCAGTGGAGGAAGCCAAGGTGGAAG GAGAGACTGCCAGGCCAGTAAAGAGGTCCTGCTCAGTGATGTAA